One segment of Niveibacterium microcysteis DNA contains the following:
- a CDS encoding ABC transporter ATP-binding protein, which produces MTIEPLAADTARNAVPEVWREALSGQLERGENVLAAVEVDLDARLRFGSGLVAMTDRRLLARAPGDSEWRAWPLREGLALLHHDHAGVGTLELRDATSLLASWRYTLGQNVAALRVIDQFDAQLQLLLTGKPVEHDGEDICPTCNTPLPPDEDECPICTRELHTPPSTWTLFRLWRFARPYQGQLLAGFLLMLGATAATLVSPYLYMPLMDEVLIPFQNGQHIEPGKVALYLGGLFAAAMVSWSLGWAKTYILALASERISADLRTTTFEHLLQLSLEYFGGKRTGDLISRIGSESDRISVFLSLHALDFITDVLMITMTAVILFSINPALALVTLLPLPFIGWMIHLVRDRLRTGFEKIDRVWGEVTNILTDTIPGIRVVKAFAQEQREAKRFREANRHNLLINDRLNKTWSLFSPTVSLLTEIGLLVVWAFGIWQVSKSEITVGTLTAFLAYIGRFYGRLDSMSRIVSVTQKAAAGAKRIFDVLDHVSNVPEPTNPVHLETVRGEIEMRDIGFRYGNRSVIRGLSLTIKPGEMIGLVGHSGSGKSTLVNLICRFYDVSEGAIRVDGVDTRSLPVADYRRNIGLVLQEPFLFFGTIAENIAYGKPDATRAEIIAAARAAHAHEFILRLPQGYDSLVGERGQGLSGGERQRISIARALLINPRMLILDEATASVDTETEREIQRALDNLVQGRTTIAIAHRLSTLRKADRLVVMDRGQIVEVGHHDELMEKQGAYWRLYQAQARNAETHLEE; this is translated from the coding sequence ATGACGATTGAACCACTCGCCGCGGATACCGCACGCAACGCAGTTCCCGAGGTCTGGCGCGAGGCGCTGTCAGGGCAGCTTGAACGGGGAGAGAACGTTCTCGCGGCGGTTGAGGTTGACCTCGACGCGCGCCTGCGCTTCGGATCCGGCCTTGTCGCGATGACTGATCGCCGCCTGCTCGCGCGCGCGCCTGGCGATTCCGAGTGGCGGGCCTGGCCTTTGCGCGAGGGGCTCGCGCTGCTGCACCACGACCATGCCGGTGTCGGGACGCTGGAGCTGCGTGACGCCACGTCGCTACTCGCAAGCTGGCGCTATACGTTGGGGCAGAACGTCGCGGCGCTGCGAGTGATTGACCAGTTCGACGCGCAATTGCAGTTGCTGCTCACCGGCAAGCCCGTCGAGCACGATGGCGAAGATATCTGCCCGACCTGCAATACGCCGCTGCCGCCGGACGAGGACGAGTGCCCGATCTGTACCCGCGAGCTGCACACGCCGCCCTCCACCTGGACGCTGTTCCGCCTGTGGCGATTCGCACGCCCCTACCAGGGCCAATTGCTGGCGGGCTTCCTGCTGATGCTGGGCGCGACGGCCGCGACGCTTGTATCGCCCTACCTGTACATGCCGCTGATGGACGAGGTGCTGATCCCCTTCCAGAACGGCCAGCACATCGAGCCGGGCAAAGTCGCGCTCTACCTCGGCGGGCTGTTCGCTGCGGCGATGGTGTCGTGGTCGCTGGGCTGGGCCAAGACGTACATCCTCGCACTGGCCTCGGAGCGCATCAGCGCCGACCTGCGCACGACAACCTTTGAACACCTGTTGCAACTCTCGCTCGAATACTTCGGCGGAAAACGCACCGGCGACCTGATCTCGCGTATCGGCTCGGAATCGGACCGCATCAGCGTGTTCCTGTCGCTGCACGCGCTGGACTTCATCACCGACGTACTGATGATCACCATGACTGCGGTGATCCTGTTCAGCATCAATCCGGCCCTCGCGCTCGTCACGCTGCTGCCCTTGCCGTTCATCGGCTGGATGATCCACCTGGTGCGCGACCGCCTGCGTACCGGCTTCGAGAAGATCGACCGGGTGTGGGGGGAGGTCACCAACATCCTCACCGACACGATTCCCGGCATCCGTGTCGTCAAGGCGTTTGCGCAGGAGCAGCGCGAAGCGAAGCGTTTCCGCGAAGCCAACCGCCACAATCTGCTGATCAACGATCGACTCAACAAGACCTGGTCGCTGTTCTCGCCGACGGTGTCGCTGCTGACCGAGATCGGCCTGCTTGTGGTGTGGGCGTTCGGCATCTGGCAGGTCTCGAAGAGTGAGATCACGGTGGGTACGCTGACCGCCTTCCTCGCCTACATCGGCCGCTTCTATGGCCGGCTGGATTCGATGAGCCGCATCGTGTCGGTGACGCAGAAGGCCGCTGCCGGCGCCAAGCGCATCTTCGACGTGCTGGATCATGTGTCCAACGTGCCGGAACCGACCAATCCGGTGCATCTGGAGACCGTGCGCGGCGAGATCGAGATGCGCGACATCGGCTTCCGCTACGGCAATCGCTCGGTGATCCGCGGCCTTTCGCTGACGATCAAGCCGGGCGAGATGATCGGCCTGGTCGGTCACAGCGGTTCGGGCAAGAGCACGCTGGTGAACCTGATCTGCCGCTTCTACGACGTCAGCGAGGGCGCAATCCGCGTCGATGGCGTCGACACCCGTTCGCTGCCGGTCGCCGACTACCGCCGCAACATCGGCCTCGTCCTGCAGGAGCCCTTCCTGTTCTTTGGCACGATCGCGGAGAACATTGCCTACGGCAAGCCGGACGCGACGCGCGCCGAGATCATCGCTGCGGCGCGCGCGGCCCATGCGCACGAATTCATCCTGCGCCTGCCGCAGGGCTACGACTCGCTGGTGGGCGAACGCGGCCAGGGGCTCTCTGGCGGCGAGCGTCAGCGGATTTCGATTGCACGCGCGCTGCTGATCAACCCGCGCATGCTGATCCTCGACGAAGCGACCGCCTCGGTTGATACCGAGACCGAGCGCGAGATCCAGCGGGCGCTGGACAACCTGGTTCAAGGGCGCACCACGATTGCGATTGCGCACCGCCTGTCCACGCTGCGCAAGGCCGACAGGCTGGTGGTGATGGACCGCGGCCAGATCGTCGAGGTGGGCCATCACGACGAGCTGATGGAAAAGCAAGGCGCCTACTGGCGGCTCTACCAGGCCCAGGCCCGCAACGCCGAAACGCACCTTGAGGAATGA
- the mutL gene encoding DNA mismatch repair endonuclease MutL, which produces MPTIRRLPELLINQIAAGEVVERPASVLKEVLENSLDAGSRAIEVQLQQGGVKQIRIADDGCGIDKDELGIALERHATSKIASLDDLECVATMGFRGEALASIASVARVTLTSRAQGSPHAWRIHAGETSPSPAALNSGTVVEVSDLYWNVPARRKFLKSEGTEFGHCDDAFRRIALARPEVAFQLQHNGRVSLRLATGDMRRRCGDILGEEFLEHARVIDVEAAGLRLSGFAALPAYARASRDAQYFFVNGRFVRDKLIQHALREAYADILHGSKHPAFTLFLELDPSGVDVNVHPAKTEVRFREARAIHQFVYHAVSRGLAATIGAVAATAPRIETHAPPMPQPEQIRLAVEEPRTPYHFGSDSPARSPSAGSMAEFFRPAALNTPMPQTLPLAAADTEGAPLGYALAQLHGVYVLAQNARGLILVDMHAAHERILYEKLKNVLDGAPSTQHLLIPAVFGASAKEMACAEAQRETLDRIGFEIAAAGPAELAVRSVPTLLARADIVALTRALLSELVDYPASDVVSARRNELLATLACHGAVRANRSLTLPEMNALLREMEATERADQCNHGRPTWVQLSMSDLDKLFLRGR; this is translated from the coding sequence ATGCCCACGATTCGCCGCCTGCCCGAACTCCTGATCAACCAGATCGCCGCTGGCGAGGTCGTCGAACGACCGGCTTCGGTGCTCAAGGAGGTGCTGGAAAACAGCCTGGACGCCGGCTCGCGCGCAATCGAAGTGCAACTGCAACAAGGCGGCGTGAAGCAGATCCGCATCGCCGACGACGGCTGCGGCATCGACAAGGACGAACTGGGCATCGCGCTGGAACGCCACGCCACCAGCAAGATCGCCTCGCTCGACGATCTCGAATGCGTCGCCACGATGGGCTTCCGCGGTGAGGCGCTCGCGTCGATCGCGTCGGTCGCGCGCGTCACCCTCACCAGCCGGGCGCAGGGCTCGCCGCACGCTTGGCGGATCCATGCGGGTGAAACGTCACCCTCGCCCGCGGCGCTGAACAGCGGCACGGTTGTCGAGGTGAGCGACCTGTACTGGAACGTTCCCGCGCGCCGCAAATTCCTCAAAAGCGAAGGCACCGAGTTCGGCCACTGTGACGACGCCTTTCGCCGCATCGCGCTTGCTCGCCCCGAGGTGGCGTTCCAGCTGCAGCACAACGGCCGTGTCAGCCTGCGGCTGGCAACGGGCGACATGCGTCGGCGTTGCGGCGACATTCTCGGCGAAGAGTTTCTCGAGCACGCTCGCGTGATCGACGTGGAGGCCGCCGGCCTGCGGCTGTCCGGCTTTGCCGCCCTGCCCGCCTACGCACGCGCCAGCCGCGACGCGCAGTACTTCTTCGTCAACGGCCGCTTTGTGCGCGACAAGCTGATCCAGCACGCGCTGCGCGAGGCCTACGCCGACATTCTGCACGGCAGCAAACACCCGGCCTTTACCCTGTTCCTCGAACTCGACCCATCCGGCGTCGATGTCAACGTGCACCCGGCGAAGACGGAAGTGCGATTCCGCGAAGCACGGGCGATCCATCAGTTCGTGTATCACGCTGTCAGCCGCGGGCTTGCCGCTACGATCGGTGCTGTCGCCGCCACGGCGCCGCGTATCGAGACCCATGCGCCGCCAATGCCGCAGCCGGAGCAAATCCGGCTCGCCGTCGAGGAGCCGAGAACACCCTACCACTTTGGCAGCGACTCACCTGCTCGCAGCCCATCGGCCGGCTCAATGGCGGAGTTCTTCCGGCCGGCAGCGCTCAACACCCCCATGCCGCAGACCCTGCCGCTTGCTGCGGCCGACACGGAAGGCGCGCCGCTCGGCTACGCCCTCGCGCAATTGCATGGGGTCTATGTGCTGGCGCAGAACGCACGCGGCCTGATCCTGGTGGACATGCATGCAGCCCACGAGCGGATCCTGTACGAAAAGCTCAAGAACGTGCTCGACGGCGCCCCGAGCACGCAACACCTGCTGATCCCGGCCGTCTTCGGTGCCAGCGCGAAGGAAATGGCGTGTGCCGAAGCGCAGCGCGAGACGCTCGACCGCATCGGCTTCGAAATCGCTGCCGCCGGCCCAGCCGAACTCGCCGTGCGCAGCGTGCCAACCCTGCTCGCCCGGGCAGACATCGTCGCCCTGACGCGCGCACTGCTCAGCGAACTGGTGGACTACCCCGCGTCCGACGTCGTTTCCGCGCGCCGCAACGAACTTCTGGCCACCCTCGCGTGCCATGGTGCGGTACGTGCCAATCGCAGCCTGACGCTGCCCGAGATGAATGCACTGCTGCGCGAGATGGAAGCCACGGAGCGCGCCGACCAGTGCAACCATGGCCGGCCGACCTGGGTGCAGCTCTCGATGAGCGACCTCGACAAGCTGTTCCTGCGCGGCCGCTGA
- a CDS encoding TraB/GumN family protein, with the protein MNSLREAADRVRHSRGRGGLLRALSGVLCISVAFAAQAAPLLLWEVSGGAAPMWLFGSVHVCRADCFPLPAAVESKFRRAEVLAVEVDATRADIAGALGDVSGGGAGLREQLGNADWRRLVKQLSAMGMPEESVDALSPAMANVFVAVAAASRAGLSPLHGIDLHFINRAQHDGKALVELETVERQMQALAAGSEREQIESLRSSLKAADDGSLRASLDELVGAWRRGDANGLAEALRKAQAADPSSRAMFEELFDRRNREMTDAIAKLAREGRPAFVVIGSGHLAGREAIPALLARRGFRVRQLSSSD; encoded by the coding sequence ATGAACTCGTTGCGCGAAGCGGCTGACAGGGTGCGCCATTCTAGGGGGCGCGGCGGGCTTCTGCGCGCGCTGAGTGGCGTGCTGTGCATTTCCGTGGCGTTTGCGGCCCAGGCGGCCCCCTTGCTGCTGTGGGAAGTCAGCGGCGGAGCGGCGCCAATGTGGTTGTTCGGCTCGGTGCACGTGTGCCGGGCGGACTGCTTCCCGCTGCCCGCGGCGGTCGAGTCCAAGTTCCGCCGCGCCGAGGTGCTGGCGGTGGAGGTGGATGCGACGCGGGCGGACATCGCCGGCGCGCTGGGCGATGTATCGGGCGGCGGCGCGGGCTTGCGCGAACAGCTTGGCAATGCGGACTGGCGCCGGCTCGTCAAACAGCTCTCGGCGATGGGCATGCCCGAAGAATCGGTCGACGCGCTGTCGCCAGCGATGGCGAACGTGTTTGTCGCGGTGGCGGCGGCGAGTCGCGCCGGCTTGTCACCACTTCACGGCATCGACCTGCATTTCATCAACCGCGCGCAGCACGATGGCAAGGCGCTGGTCGAGCTGGAAACCGTTGAACGGCAAATGCAGGCGCTCGCGGCCGGGTCCGAGCGCGAACAGATCGAGTCGCTGCGCTCGAGCCTCAAGGCTGCGGACGACGGCTCATTGCGTGCATCGCTCGACGAGCTGGTCGGTGCCTGGCGGCGCGGCGATGCGAACGGCCTTGCCGAGGCGCTGCGCAAGGCTCAGGCTGCCGATCCGTCAAGCCGGGCAATGTTCGAGGAGCTCTTCGATCGCCGGAATCGCGAGATGACCGATGCCATCGCGAAGCTCGCACGCGAGGGGCGGCCTGCCTTTGTGGTGATCGGGAGTGGTCATCTGGCCGGGCGCGAAGCGATCCCGGCACTATTGGCGCGTCGTGGCTTCCGCGTGCGCCAGCTCAGCAGCAGCGATTGA
- the cphA gene encoding cyanophycin synthetase: MKKKDITFLRVTHLRGPNIWTYRPVIEAWLDIGAFEQHPSNTLPGFVDRLVAWLPGLAVHRCGVGEPGGFIQRLNEGTWIGHVLEHVVLELQNLAGMRTGFGKTRQTAEGSGIYKMAFRTRNEQVGRAALEAGRELVLSAVEDRPYDLAATVERLTDMVDSLCLGPSTACIVDAATDRRIPSIRLNEGNLVQLGYGARQRRIWTAETDRTSAIAESISSDKDLTKSLLASCGVPVPQGRIVDSAEDAWEAAEDVGLPVVVKPVDGNHGRGVSLDLSRREDIEAAYALALEHGSEVIVERFIRGNEHRLLVVGNKVVAVARGEEAWVTGDGKSTILELIDSQLNTDPRRGLTEEFPLNKIIVANDAAIQLDLTRQGFTPDSVPAAGKRVLIQRNGNVAFDCTDELHPELAEVVALAARVVGLDIAGVDLVAEDISRPLSGQDAAVVEVNAGPGLLMHLKPAQGQPRPVGVAIVDHLFSPSDSGRVPLIGVTGRQGTTQIARLIAWLVRLSGRHVGLACNDGLFLDRRQVDRRNGVNFESGQRLLMNRNVDAAVFEHSGESILREGLPYDRCTIGVVTDVSGFESLGEFYIDDADKLVNVLRTQIDVILPDGFAVLNAADATVAELAPLCDGAVIFYGLSETLPAIVAHRAAGGRAVFARDGRVFLATGAEEERLDELAMLPAPDTGTLQAENILAAVGAAWALEMSPDLIGAGIETFEAEQTAARARAH; encoded by the coding sequence ATGAAGAAGAAAGACATCACGTTTCTTCGCGTCACGCATCTGCGCGGCCCGAACATCTGGACCTACCGACCAGTCATCGAAGCCTGGCTGGATATCGGTGCGTTCGAACAGCACCCGTCAAACACCCTGCCTGGTTTTGTCGATCGCCTGGTCGCCTGGCTGCCCGGCCTTGCCGTGCATCGCTGCGGCGTGGGCGAACCGGGCGGGTTCATCCAGCGGCTCAACGAAGGCACGTGGATCGGGCATGTGCTCGAGCACGTCGTGCTGGAGTTGCAGAACCTCGCCGGCATGCGCACCGGGTTCGGCAAGACGCGCCAGACCGCCGAAGGCAGTGGCATCTACAAGATGGCCTTCCGCACCCGCAATGAGCAAGTCGGCCGCGCCGCACTGGAAGCGGGTCGCGAACTGGTGCTGTCAGCCGTCGAAGATCGCCCGTACGACCTTGCCGCCACTGTCGAACGCCTGACGGACATGGTCGATTCGCTGTGCCTCGGCCCCAGCACCGCATGCATCGTCGACGCTGCAACCGATCGGCGCATTCCGTCGATCCGGCTGAACGAAGGCAACCTCGTCCAGCTGGGCTACGGCGCGCGCCAGCGCCGAATCTGGACCGCCGAGACCGACCGCACCTCCGCGATCGCGGAGAGCATTTCCAGCGACAAGGATCTGACCAAGAGCCTGCTGGCATCCTGCGGCGTGCCGGTGCCGCAGGGCCGCATCGTCGATAGCGCCGAAGATGCCTGGGAAGCGGCCGAAGATGTGGGCCTGCCGGTCGTCGTCAAACCGGTCGATGGCAACCACGGCCGCGGCGTCTCGCTCGACCTGTCGCGTCGTGAAGACATTGAAGCCGCCTACGCGCTCGCGCTCGAACACGGCAGCGAGGTGATCGTCGAGCGCTTCATCCGCGGCAACGAGCACCGCTTGCTGGTGGTTGGCAACAAGGTCGTCGCCGTTGCGCGCGGTGAAGAGGCATGGGTCACCGGCGACGGTAAATCCACGATCCTCGAACTGATCGATTCACAGCTGAATACCGATCCGCGTCGCGGCCTCACCGAGGAATTCCCGCTCAACAAGATCATTGTCGCGAACGATGCCGCGATCCAGCTCGATCTGACGCGCCAGGGTTTCACGCCCGACTCGGTGCCCGCCGCGGGCAAGCGCGTGCTGATCCAGCGTAACGGCAACGTCGCCTTCGACTGCACCGACGAGTTGCATCCGGAACTCGCCGAAGTCGTCGCGCTCGCCGCCCGCGTCGTTGGCCTCGACATCGCCGGCGTCGATCTCGTCGCGGAAGACATCTCGCGCCCGCTCAGCGGGCAGGATGCCGCCGTGGTCGAAGTCAATGCAGGCCCAGGCCTGCTGATGCACCTGAAACCGGCCCAAGGCCAGCCGCGCCCGGTGGGCGTTGCGATTGTCGACCACTTGTTCAGCCCATCCGATTCGGGCCGTGTGCCGCTGATCGGCGTGACCGGGCGCCAGGGCACGACGCAGATTGCCCGCCTGATCGCTTGGCTGGTGCGGCTCTCTGGCCGTCATGTCGGCCTCGCGTGCAATGATGGTCTGTTCCTCGATCGCCGCCAGGTCGACCGCCGCAACGGCGTCAATTTCGAGTCCGGGCAGCGCCTGCTGATGAACCGCAATGTGGACGCCGCGGTGTTTGAGCACAGCGGTGAATCGATCCTGCGTGAAGGCCTGCCCTACGATCGCTGCACGATCGGCGTCGTCACCGATGTATCCGGCTTCGAATCGCTCGGCGAGTTCTACATCGACGACGCGGACAAGCTGGTCAACGTGCTGCGCACCCAGATCGACGTGATCCTGCCGGACGGCTTCGCAGTGCTGAATGCAGCGGATGCAACGGTCGCCGAACTGGCCCCGCTATGTGACGGCGCGGTGATCTTCTACGGCCTGTCGGAAACGCTGCCCGCTATCGTCGCGCATCGCGCCGCCGGCGGCCGCGCGGTGTTCGCGCGCGATGGCCGGGTCTTCCTCGCCACCGGCGCCGAAGAAGAGCGCCTGGACGAACTAGCGATGCTGCCCGCGCCCGACACCGGCACGCTGCAAGCCGAGAACATCCTCGCTGCGGTCGGCGCAGCCTGGGCCCTTGAAATGTCGCCCGACCTGATCGGCGCCGGCATCGAAACCTTCGAAGCCGAGCAAACCGCCGCTCGGGCACGCGCACATTGA
- the miaA gene encoding tRNA (adenosine(37)-N6)-dimethylallyltransferase MiaA — protein MSSPSIRPDAIALIGPTASGKTACALDLAQQMPCEIISIDSALVFREMDIGTAKPTPAELATCPHHLIDVIDPTDAYSAAQFRADAIRLIAEIRARGRVPLLAGGTMLYLKALHDGLSDLPQADADMRAEIDAEARIRGWPALHADLAVIDPAAAAQLKPNDAQRIQRALEIVRLTGRSLAENYAQREDDTATPSLAILALEPSDRSVVHARIAQRFEQMLAMGLVDEVAGLRQRYPLNAEMPSMRCVGYRQAWEHLDGDYDLAELRDRGIYATRQLAKRQITWQRKFAATWPEVTRIDCLRTDLVDAVREAAQRALAD, from the coding sequence GTGTCTTCTCCGTCTATCCGTCCCGATGCTATCGCGCTGATCGGCCCCACCGCCAGCGGAAAAACCGCGTGCGCGCTGGATCTTGCACAGCAGATGCCGTGCGAGATCATCAGTATCGATTCCGCGCTGGTGTTTCGTGAGATGGATATCGGCACCGCCAAGCCGACACCGGCGGAGCTGGCGACCTGCCCGCACCATCTGATCGACGTGATCGATCCGACCGATGCCTATTCCGCGGCCCAGTTTCGCGCCGACGCGATCCGCCTGATTGCGGAGATCCGCGCGCGTGGCCGTGTGCCGCTGCTCGCGGGCGGCACGATGCTTTACCTGAAGGCATTGCACGACGGCCTGTCGGACTTGCCTCAAGCCGATGCCGACATGCGCGCGGAGATCGACGCAGAAGCGCGCATTCGTGGCTGGCCCGCCTTGCATGCAGATCTTGCGGTGATCGATCCGGCCGCGGCCGCACAGCTCAAACCGAATGACGCACAGCGCATTCAGCGCGCGCTGGAGATCGTGCGCCTGACCGGTCGCTCGCTGGCTGAGAACTACGCGCAGCGGGAAGACGACACCGCCACCCCGTCGCTCGCGATTCTCGCGTTGGAACCTTCGGATCGCAGCGTGGTGCATGCGCGGATCGCACAGCGGTTCGAGCAAATGCTCGCGATGGGTCTGGTCGACGAAGTGGCGGGTCTTCGCCAGCGCTACCCTCTGAATGCCGAAATGCCCTCGATGCGCTGTGTCGGCTATCGACAGGCGTGGGAGCATCTCGATGGCGACTACGACCTGGCCGAACTGCGCGATCGCGGCATCTACGCCACGCGTCAGCTGGCAAAGCGCCAGATCACCTGGCAACGCAAGTTCGCCGCCACCTGGCCGGAAGTCACCCGCATCGACTGTCTGCGCACGGACTTGGTCGATGCGGTGCGTGAAGCAGCACAGCGCGCCCTCGCGGACTAA
- the cphA gene encoding cyanophycin synthetase produces the protein MEVSRIRALRGPNLWSRHTSIEAIVACKGPETEIDTIPGFEARLRARFPDLGQLQPRGHSTSVAMAHVLEAAALSLQAQAGCPVTFSRCHATLETGVYQVVVEYSEEAVGRLALELAETLIQAAVDDTPFDLASALARLREVDEDVRLGPSTGSIVQAAVERGIPFRRLTEGSLVQFGWGSKQRRIQAAEMDTTSAIAESIAQDKELTKRLLLAAGVPVPVGRPVADIEDAWVAAQEIGLPVVVKPQDGNQGKGVTVNITSREQLEMAYKVACEFRDDIMVERYLPGYDYRLLVVGDKLVAAARRDPPFVIGDGVHTVRQLVDQVNADPRRGDGHATSLTKIRFDEIAIARLEMQGLTAESVPPKGKRVVLRNNANLSTGGTATDVTDDVHPEVAARAVAAAQMVGLDICGVDVVCDSVLKPLEEQGGGMVEVNAAPGLRMHLNPSFGKGRAVGEAIISSMFPNGEDGRIPVVAVTGTNGKTTTVRLIAHLFMANGQTVGMTNTDGVYIQGRRIDSGDCSGPKSARNVLLNPTVDAAVFETARGGVLREGLAFDRCKVAVVTNIGLGDHLGLNFITTVDELAVLKRVIVQNVAPDGTAVLNAADPIVAAMADNCSGKVTFFAADRHLPVMATHRAQGNRVVYVDGDAIVAAEGMVKHRVPLAEIPITRNGTIGFQVENVMASVAAGWAAGLEWDVIRKGLATFMNDSDNAPGRFNVFDYRGATLIADYGHNPDAMSALVNAVEAMPGKRRSVVISGAGDRRDEDIRQQTEILGKAFDDVLLYQDACQRGRADGEVIGLLREGLVGAPRTTHVEEITGEFIAIDKALARLQPGDLCLILVDQVEEALAHIAKRIAEG, from the coding sequence ATGGAAGTTTCCCGCATCCGGGCCCTGCGTGGCCCGAACCTGTGGAGCCGCCACACTTCGATCGAGGCCATCGTTGCCTGCAAAGGGCCCGAGACCGAGATCGACACCATTCCCGGCTTTGAGGCGCGCCTGCGCGCACGCTTCCCGGATCTTGGCCAACTGCAGCCGCGTGGCCACAGCACCTCGGTCGCGATGGCACATGTGCTGGAAGCCGCCGCACTGAGCCTGCAAGCGCAGGCGGGCTGCCCGGTCACCTTCAGCCGCTGTCACGCCACGCTGGAAACCGGCGTGTATCAAGTGGTCGTCGAGTATTCGGAAGAAGCGGTCGGCCGCCTCGCGCTGGAGCTTGCCGAAACGCTGATCCAGGCCGCGGTGGATGACACACCGTTTGATCTCGCCAGCGCGCTGGCACGTCTGCGCGAAGTCGACGAGGACGTGCGACTCGGCCCGTCCACCGGCTCCATCGTGCAAGCCGCCGTCGAGCGCGGCATCCCGTTCCGCCGGCTGACCGAAGGCAGCCTGGTCCAGTTCGGCTGGGGTTCCAAGCAACGTCGCATTCAGGCTGCCGAGATGGATACGACGAGCGCGATCGCCGAATCGATCGCGCAGGACAAGGAGCTGACCAAGCGCCTGCTGCTTGCCGCCGGCGTGCCGGTGCCGGTGGGCCGCCCGGTCGCGGATATCGAGGACGCCTGGGTTGCTGCACAGGAAATCGGCCTGCCGGTCGTCGTCAAACCGCAGGACGGCAACCAGGGCAAGGGTGTCACCGTCAACATCACCAGCCGTGAACAGCTGGAGATGGCCTACAAGGTGGCTTGCGAATTCCGCGACGACATCATGGTCGAGCGCTACCTGCCCGGCTACGACTACCGCCTGCTGGTGGTGGGCGACAAGCTGGTGGCTGCCGCACGACGCGATCCGCCCTTCGTCATTGGCGACGGCGTGCATACGGTGCGCCAGCTGGTCGACCAGGTGAACGCCGACCCGCGCCGCGGTGACGGCCACGCCACCTCGCTGACGAAAATCCGCTTTGACGAGATCGCGATCGCGCGTCTCGAAATGCAAGGCCTCACGGCGGAATCCGTGCCGCCCAAGGGCAAGCGCGTGGTGCTGCGTAACAACGCCAACCTCTCAACCGGTGGCACCGCCACCGATGTGACGGATGACGTGCATCCGGAAGTCGCCGCGCGCGCCGTAGCCGCGGCCCAGATGGTCGGGCTGGATATCTGCGGCGTGGATGTGGTGTGCGACAGCGTGCTCAAGCCGCTCGAAGAGCAAGGCGGCGGCATGGTCGAAGTGAATGCCGCGCCGGGCCTGCGGATGCATCTGAACCCGTCGTTCGGCAAAGGGCGTGCGGTCGGCGAAGCGATCATCTCCAGCATGTTCCCGAATGGCGAGGATGGCCGCATTCCGGTTGTCGCAGTCACCGGCACCAATGGCAAGACGACCACCGTGCGCCTGATCGCGCATCTGTTCATGGCCAACGGCCAGACGGTCGGCATGACCAACACCGACGGCGTCTACATCCAGGGCCGCCGCATCGACAGCGGCGACTGCTCGGGCCCGAAGAGCGCGCGCAACGTGCTGTTGAACCCGACGGTGGATGCCGCAGTATTCGAGACCGCCCGTGGTGGCGTGCTGCGCGAAGGCCTCGCGTTTGATCGCTGCAAGGTCGCGGTGGTGACGAACATCGGCCTTGGTGACCACCTTGGCCTGAACTTCATCACCACGGTGGACGAACTCGCCGTGCTCAAGCGCGTGATCGTGCAAAACGTGGCGCCGGACGGCACCGCTGTGCTCAACGCCGCAGACCCGATCGTCGCCGCCATGGCGGACAACTGCAGCGGCAAGGTCACGTTCTTCGCCGCCGACCGCCATCTGCCTGTGATGGCAACGCACCGCGCACAGGGCAACCGCGTGGTGTACGTCGATGGCGATGCGATCGTCGCAGCCGAAGGCATGGTCAAGCATCGCGTGCCGCTGGCGGAGATCCCGATCACCCGCAATGGCACGATCGGCTTCCAGGTCGAGAACGTCATGGCCTCGGTGGCCGCTGGCTGGGCCGCCGGGCTCGAGTGGGACGTGATCCGCAAGGGTCTCGCCACCTTTATGAACGACTCGGACAACGCACCGGGCCGCTTCAACGTGTTCGATTACCGTGGCGCGACGCTGATCGCCGATTACGGCCACAACCCGGATGCGATGAGCGCACTGGTGAACGCCGTGGAAGCCATGCCGGGCAAGCGCCGCAGCGTGGTTATCAGCGGCGCCGGCGACCGCCGCGACGAGGACATCCGCCAGCAGACCGAGATCCTCGGCAAGGCCTTCGACGATGTGCTGCTGTATCAGGACGCCTGTCAGCGCGGTCGTGCCGACGGCGAAGTGATCGGACTGCTGCGCGAAGGCCTGGTCGGCGCCCCACGCACCACCCATGTCGAGGAAATCACTGGCGAATTCATCGCGATCGACAAAGCCCTCGCCCGCCTGCAACCCGGTGATCTGTGCCTGATCCTGGTGGACCAGGTCGAGGAGGCGCTTGCCCACATCGCCAAGCGGATCGCCGAAGGCTGA